Proteins found in one Planctomycetes bacterium MalM25 genomic segment:
- the merA gene encoding Mercuric reductase, with protein MIELQPYDEHNQRLEANVHPPDWTNPAPDGPYDLVVIGAGTAGLVTAAVAAGLGAKTALVERNLMGGDCLNVGCVPSKGLLSAARAAARVKNASEFGVHLDGGYRVDFAQVMERMRRLRADISPADSAKRFSEEKGVAVHLGDAEFTGGDTVRVGEQTLRFKKAVIATGARAAAPPIEGLGSIAYLTNESLFSLTELPGSLGVIGAGPIGAEMAQAFARFGSEVHLVNAGATALPREDPDAGRIVQAALERDGVRFHNDSQNLRLSSEGDRVRMQADTPEGPVDVVVEKLLVAVGRAPNVDGLGLEKIGVEYDLRKGVKVNDLFQTTNPKVYAAGDVCSPYKFTHAADFMARSVVANALFTPLGLGKRKASKLVIPWATYTSPEVAHVGLTENDAKDRNIPITTFRQDLEHVDRAILDGQTEGFVKIHVAEGSDKILGATIVAENAGDLIGSISVAMSNGVGLGGVASSIHPYPTQAEAIRKVGDLYSRTKLTPFAAKFLKWMLKLSV; from the coding sequence ATGATCGAGCTGCAACCTTACGACGAGCACAACCAACGGCTCGAGGCGAACGTCCACCCGCCCGATTGGACCAACCCGGCGCCCGACGGACCGTACGACCTGGTCGTGATCGGCGCGGGCACGGCGGGCTTGGTTACGGCGGCGGTCGCCGCCGGCCTGGGGGCGAAGACCGCCCTCGTGGAACGCAACCTCATGGGGGGCGACTGCCTCAACGTCGGCTGCGTTCCTTCAAAGGGCCTCTTGAGCGCTGCTCGCGCGGCAGCCCGTGTCAAAAACGCAAGTGAGTTCGGCGTCCACCTCGATGGCGGCTACCGCGTCGACTTTGCCCAGGTCATGGAGCGGATGCGGCGGTTGCGGGCCGACATCAGCCCGGCCGACTCGGCTAAGCGTTTCAGCGAGGAGAAGGGGGTCGCCGTCCACCTGGGCGACGCCGAGTTCACCGGCGGCGACACGGTCCGCGTCGGCGAGCAGACGCTCCGCTTCAAGAAGGCGGTGATCGCCACCGGCGCCCGCGCGGCGGCGCCGCCGATCGAGGGGCTCGGGTCGATCGCGTACCTGACGAACGAGTCGCTCTTCTCGCTGACCGAGTTGCCGGGGTCGCTCGGCGTGATCGGCGCGGGGCCGATCGGCGCCGAGATGGCGCAGGCGTTCGCCCGGTTCGGCTCGGAGGTGCACCTCGTCAACGCCGGCGCGACCGCCCTGCCGCGCGAAGACCCCGACGCGGGGCGGATCGTGCAAGCGGCGCTCGAGCGCGACGGCGTCCGCTTCCACAACGACAGCCAGAACTTAAGGCTCTCGTCCGAAGGGGACCGAGTCCGCATGCAAGCCGACACGCCCGAAGGGCCGGTGGATGTCGTTGTCGAGAAACTGCTGGTCGCGGTCGGCCGCGCGCCGAACGTGGACGGCCTCGGCCTGGAGAAGATCGGCGTCGAGTACGACCTCCGCAAGGGCGTGAAGGTCAACGACCTCTTCCAGACGACCAACCCGAAGGTCTACGCCGCCGGCGACGTCTGCTCGCCCTACAAGTTCACGCACGCAGCCGACTTCATGGCGCGCTCGGTGGTCGCCAACGCGCTGTTCACCCCGCTGGGCCTCGGCAAGCGGAAGGCGAGCAAGCTGGTCATCCCGTGGGCCACGTACACCTCGCCCGAGGTGGCGCACGTCGGCCTCACCGAGAATGACGCGAAGGACCGCAACATCCCGATCACGACCTTCCGCCAGGACCTGGAGCACGTCGACCGGGCGATCCTCGACGGCCAGACCGAGGGCTTCGTGAAGATCCACGTCGCCGAGGGGAGCGATAAAATCCTCGGCGCCACGATCGTCGCCGAGAACGCGGGCGACCTGATCGGCTCGATCTCGGTCGCCATGTCGAACGGCGTGGGCCTCGGCGGAGTCGCCTCCAGCATCCACCCGTACCCGACCCAGGCCGAGGCGATCCGCAAGGTGGGCGACCTCTACAGCCGCACGAAGCTGACCCCCTTCGCGGCGAAGTTCCTCAAGTGGATGCTCAAGCTCTCGGTCTAG
- the pphA gene encoding Serine/threonine-protein phosphatase 1, whose amino-acid sequence MPRLLAIGDIHGCSAALRALLDAAELSDGDRIVTLGDYVDRGPDSCGVIETLLALEAAGRLIPLLGNHEEMLLGALRGTYSLAAWLQHGGVATLKSYNAKRLDDVPAEHVAFLDRCLPYYESEEAIFTHANYVADEPLNRQPADALRWQSLHEHFPERHASGKRAFVGHTAQPDGDLLDAGHLVCLDTACCRSGLLTMYDVRTNESWQADITGQLAPL is encoded by the coding sequence ATGCCGCGACTCCTGGCGATCGGCGATATCCACGGCTGCTCCGCGGCCCTGCGGGCGTTATTGGACGCGGCCGAGCTGAGCGACGGCGACCGGATCGTCACGCTGGGCGACTACGTCGATCGCGGCCCCGACTCTTGCGGCGTGATCGAGACGCTCCTCGCGTTAGAAGCGGCCGGGCGTCTCATCCCGCTGCTGGGCAACCACGAGGAGATGCTGCTCGGCGCCCTGCGGGGGACCTACTCACTCGCCGCCTGGCTCCAGCACGGCGGGGTCGCGACCCTCAAGTCATACAACGCCAAGCGCCTCGACGACGTGCCGGCGGAACACGTCGCGTTCCTCGACCGCTGCCTGCCGTACTACGAATCCGAAGAGGCGATCTTCACGCACGCCAACTACGTCGCCGACGAGCCCCTCAACCGCCAGCCGGCTGATGCCCTCCGTTGGCAGAGCCTGCACGAGCACTTCCCGGAACGGCACGCCTCGGGCAAGCGGGCGTTCGTGGGGCACACGGCCCAGCCTGACGGTGACCTCTTGGACGCGGGGCATCTCGTCTGCCTCGATACGGCTTGCTGCCGGAGTGGATTGTTGACGATGTACGACGTCCGCACGAACGAGAGTTGGCAGGCCGACATCACGGGCCAACTGGCCCCGTTATGA
- the ydjZ gene encoding TVP38/TMEM64 family inner membrane protein YdjZ — protein sequence MNDTATFPEPAAAPQSGGATGKLIGLVVVVVALAAAFRFLPLAETLSGFLEYVQGLGVWGPVLLAAAYVAATVLMAPGLILTLGAGYVFGVVLGTITVSIGSVLGATAAFLVGRYATRDFVQGLAAKNPRFAAIDSAVAEQGWKIVLLTRLSPLFPFNVLNYLYGATRVSLRDYFLASWIGMLPGTVLYVYFGAVAGDLTKLLAGEFEGGAGKQALLYVGLAATVVVTVFVTRIATKALGESTALKEPNEDTPD from the coding sequence ATGAACGACACCGCCACCTTCCCCGAACCTGCGGCCGCCCCGCAATCGGGCGGCGCGACGGGCAAGCTGATCGGCCTGGTGGTCGTGGTGGTCGCCCTCGCGGCGGCGTTCCGATTCTTGCCGCTCGCGGAGACGCTCTCCGGGTTCTTGGAGTACGTCCAAGGGCTTGGCGTCTGGGGGCCCGTGTTGCTCGCGGCGGCTTACGTCGCCGCCACGGTGCTGATGGCGCCGGGGCTGATCCTCACCCTCGGGGCGGGCTACGTGTTCGGCGTGGTGCTCGGGACGATCACCGTTTCGATCGGCAGCGTGCTCGGCGCGACCGCGGCGTTCCTGGTCGGCCGCTACGCAACCCGCGACTTCGTGCAGGGCTTGGCGGCGAAGAACCCGCGCTTCGCGGCGATCGATTCGGCGGTCGCCGAGCAGGGGTGGAAGATCGTGCTGCTGACGCGTCTCTCGCCCCTCTTCCCGTTCAACGTGCTCAACTACCTGTACGGGGCGACGCGGGTCTCGCTCCGCGACTACTTCCTGGCGAGCTGGATCGGCATGCTGCCCGGCACGGTCCTGTACGTTTACTTCGGCGCCGTCGCCGGCGACCTGACGAAGCTGCTCGCCGGCGAGTTCGAGGGGGGGGCTGGCAAGCAGGCGCTCCTGTACGTCGGATTGGCGGCGACGGTTGTCGTCACGGTGTTCGTCACCCGGATCGCGACGAAGGCGCTCGGGGAATCAACCGCGCTGAAAGAACCGAACGAAGACACCCCGGACTGA
- a CDS encoding phosphodiesterase has translation MLIAIISDTHDDLAMTVTAVELAIQRGAEALFHCGDLSSHEVVAVCSRLRPFYFVFGNHDADVVPDLLQAAQENDACCLEWGGCVELCGVRIGVAHGHMTSDLKPLIEEAPSYLLTGHTHEPAHFQQGPIQRVCPGALFRATPPTFALLNLLTGETEFIEVNG, from the coding sequence ATGCTGATCGCCATAATCTCGGACACGCACGACGACCTAGCTATGACGGTGACTGCCGTTGAGTTAGCGATCCAGCGGGGCGCCGAAGCGCTGTTTCACTGCGGCGATCTCAGTTCGCATGAAGTCGTTGCGGTTTGCAGTCGCCTCAGACCCTTCTACTTCGTCTTTGGCAACCATGACGCCGACGTCGTCCCCGATCTATTGCAAGCCGCCCAGGAGAACGACGCCTGTTGTCTCGAATGGGGCGGATGCGTGGAGCTTTGCGGAGTCAGGATCGGAGTGGCCCACGGTCATATGACTTCCGACCTGAAGCCCCTGATCGAAGAGGCTCCCAGCTACTTGTTAACCGGTCACACACACGAACCCGCTCATTTCCAGCAGGGGCCGATTCAAAGAGTCTGCCCCGGCGCTCTCTTTCGCGCCACGCCGCCCACCTTCGCCCTGCTGAATCTACTAACCGGCGAGACCGAGTTCATCGAAGTGAACGGCTGA
- the slyA gene encoding Transcriptional regulator SlyA, producing the protein MVLYVADRIENRLGRLFREYGLTNSQYNVLRILRGEAKPLPALEIAKRMIQVVPAITGLIDRLEKQGLVTRHRCEDDRRVIHIELTKAGRSVLGKIDEPLGNLHKELLGHMTKKDLSCLKGLLEESAQQLKG; encoded by the coding sequence ATGGTGCTTTATGTGGCTGACCGCATCGAGAATCGACTTGGGCGTCTGTTCCGCGAATATGGGCTGACCAACTCTCAGTACAACGTGCTTCGGATTTTGCGAGGGGAGGCGAAGCCACTTCCCGCCCTCGAAATAGCGAAGCGGATGATCCAGGTGGTTCCCGCAATCACGGGACTTATCGACCGACTCGAGAAGCAAGGGCTCGTCACGAGACACCGGTGCGAAGATGACCGCCGTGTCATCCATATTGAGCTTACGAAGGCAGGGAGAAGCGTTCTCGGGAAGATCGACGAGCCCCTGGGGAACCTGCACAAGGAACTACTTGGCCACATGACCAAGAAGGATCTTTCCTGTCTAAAAGGGCTGCTGGAGGAGTCGGCTCAGCAACTTAAGGGCTGA
- the budB gene encoding Acetolactate synthase, catabolic: MKASDLFVRALEAEGVEYIFGIPGEENLDFLDSLSRSSIELVLTRHEQAAGFMAATYGRLTGKAGVCLSTLGPGATNFVTAAAYAQLGAMPMLMITGQKPIKSSKQGHFQIVDIVDMMRPLTKYTRQIVSADNIPSRVREAFRVAEEERPGAVHLELPEDIAKESTETPVMTASKVRRPAADDKSIRQAIGLIEEAKRPLLLIGAGANRRLSSKMLRRFVHQTGIPFFTTQMGKGVIEDTHELCLGTAALSAGDFIHRAIDAADLIINVGHDVVEKPPFFMTPGGVKVIHVNFTSAEVDPVYFPHIEIVGDIANSVWRMGNEIRPQSGWDFKRFTEVKFALEQNQDRHADDDRFPFAPARLVSEVQAITPDDGILSLDNGMYKIWFARNYNACAPNTLLLDNALATMGAGLPAAMGAATVHPERFVMAICGDGGFMMNDQDLQTAVSRGLNLTVLILNDSAYGMIKWKQAGEGFEDYGLDFTNPDFVGLAQAYGARGHRVESAEQLRPLLEGCRDTPGVDVIDCPIDYTVNGPLLNEEIPKLAAAL, from the coding sequence GTGAAAGCTTCTGATCTATTCGTCCGCGCCCTTGAAGCCGAGGGCGTCGAGTACATTTTTGGCATCCCGGGCGAGGAGAACCTCGATTTCTTGGATTCGCTGTCCCGGTCGAGCATCGAGCTCGTCCTGACGCGGCACGAGCAGGCCGCCGGCTTCATGGCGGCGACCTACGGGCGGCTCACCGGCAAGGCGGGCGTCTGCCTGTCGACGCTCGGGCCGGGGGCGACGAACTTCGTCACCGCGGCCGCTTACGCGCAGCTCGGCGCGATGCCGATGCTGATGATCACCGGGCAGAAGCCGATCAAGAGCAGCAAGCAGGGCCATTTTCAGATCGTCGACATCGTCGACATGATGCGCCCGCTCACCAAGTACACGCGGCAGATCGTGTCGGCGGACAACATCCCGTCGCGCGTCCGCGAGGCGTTCCGCGTGGCCGAAGAGGAACGCCCCGGCGCGGTGCACCTCGAACTGCCCGAGGACATCGCGAAGGAGTCGACCGAGACGCCGGTGATGACCGCCAGCAAGGTCCGCCGACCCGCAGCGGACGACAAGTCGATCCGCCAGGCGATCGGGCTCATCGAGGAGGCGAAGCGGCCGCTGCTGCTGATCGGCGCCGGCGCCAACCGGCGGCTCTCCAGCAAGATGCTCCGCCGCTTCGTCCACCAAACGGGCATCCCCTTTTTCACCACGCAGATGGGCAAGGGGGTCATCGAAGACACGCACGAGCTCTGCCTCGGCACGGCGGCTTTGTCGGCGGGCGATTTCATCCATCGCGCGATCGACGCGGCGGACCTGATCATCAACGTCGGCCACGACGTCGTCGAGAAGCCCCCCTTCTTCATGACGCCCGGTGGCGTGAAGGTGATCCACGTGAACTTCACCTCGGCGGAGGTCGACCCGGTCTACTTCCCGCACATCGAGATCGTGGGCGACATCGCCAACAGCGTCTGGCGGATGGGCAACGAGATCCGCCCCCAGTCGGGCTGGGATTTCAAACGCTTCACCGAGGTGAAGTTCGCGTTGGAGCAGAACCAGGACCGCCACGCGGACGACGACCGCTTCCCCTTCGCGCCGGCCCGCCTGGTCAGCGAGGTGCAGGCGATCACGCCGGACGACGGCATCCTGTCGCTCGACAACGGCATGTACAAGATCTGGTTCGCCCGGAACTACAACGCCTGCGCGCCCAACACGCTGCTGCTGGACAACGCGTTGGCGACCATGGGCGCTGGGCTCCCCGCGGCGATGGGCGCCGCGACGGTCCACCCGGAACGGTTTGTGATGGCCATTTGCGGCGACGGCGGCTTCATGATGAACGACCAGGACCTACAGACCGCCGTCTCGCGGGGCCTGAACCTCACCGTGCTGATCCTGAACGATTCCGCCTACGGCATGATCAAATGGAAGCAGGCGGGCGAGGGCTTCGAGGACTATGGCCTCGATTTCACGAACCCCGATTTCGTCGGCCTCGCCCAGGCGTACGGCGCCCGCGGCCACCGCGTCGAATCGGCCGAACAGCTCCGCCCCCTGCTCGAAGGCTGCCGCGACACGCCGGGCGTCGACGTGATCGACTGCCCGATCGACTACACCGTGAACGGCCCACTGCTGAACGAAGAGATCCCCAAGCTAGCCGCGGCGCTTTAG
- the yphA gene encoding Inner membrane protein YphA — MRQLAQNVGSVAGRVMISGIFLASALGNKIPNFSQVTEKMASEGVPLPGVMLTGAIAFLIAGGASVVLGYRTRFGAALLLVFLVLATYFFHDYWNFEGADRQMQMIQFMKNASLMGTMLLLISNGPGALSLDRPVSDERTT, encoded by the coding sequence ATGCGCCAACTCGCGCAGAACGTCGGCAGCGTTGCTGGGCGTGTGATGATCTCGGGGATCTTCTTGGCCAGCGCCCTCGGCAACAAGATCCCTAACTTCTCCCAAGTCACCGAGAAGATGGCCTCCGAAGGCGTCCCGCTCCCGGGTGTGATGTTGACCGGAGCGATCGCCTTCCTGATCGCGGGAGGCGCTTCCGTTGTCCTGGGATACCGAACCCGTTTTGGCGCCGCACTGTTGCTCGTGTTCCTCGTCCTAGCGACCTACTTCTTCCACGACTATTGGAACTTCGAAGGAGCTGATCGTCAGATGCAGATGATCCAGTTCATGAAGAACGCGTCGCTCATGGGAACGATGCTCCTGTTGATCTCCAACGGCCCGGGAGCGCTCAGTCTTGATCGCCCTGTCTCAGACGAACGCACGACCTGA
- the ssuC gene encoding Putative aliphatic sulfonates transport permease protein SsuC has translation MNRPNANLPDRRQRPRARRWLRWLAPLLVAVLLLLGWEAFVRLREVPEYQLPAPSLIAETVRSEWSTLGPAWLVTVRTMAIALAAAVVGGVLLAVLFSLSPAVELSLFPYAVVLQVTPLVAVAPLLMIWVGVERTWLVLILCAWIVAFFPILANTTVGLRSADPGLRDLFDLYGATRWQRLRRLLAPTALPYFLAGLRTAVNLSLVGTVVGEFVTGASGAQSGLAAAIFEGTYRLDTPLMFAALGLISLTGVACYFVTHTLSNWLLAGWHESAAG, from the coding sequence ATGAACCGGCCCAACGCCAACCTCCCCGATCGACGCCAACGCCCGCGGGCACGCCGCTGGCTGCGTTGGCTGGCGCCCCTGCTGGTCGCCGTGCTGCTGCTGCTCGGCTGGGAGGCCTTCGTCCGGCTGCGCGAGGTGCCCGAGTACCAGCTGCCGGCGCCCTCGCTGATCGCCGAGACCGTGCGATCGGAGTGGTCGACCCTCGGCCCCGCTTGGCTGGTGACCGTGCGAACGATGGCGATCGCGCTGGCCGCCGCGGTCGTGGGGGGCGTGCTGCTGGCGGTGCTGTTCTCGCTGTCGCCCGCGGTCGAGCTGAGCCTGTTCCCGTACGCCGTCGTGCTGCAGGTGACGCCGTTGGTCGCCGTCGCGCCGCTGCTGATGATCTGGGTCGGGGTCGAGCGGACGTGGCTGGTGCTGATCCTTTGCGCGTGGATCGTCGCCTTCTTCCCGATCCTGGCGAACACGACTGTCGGGCTCCGCAGCGCCGACCCCGGCCTCCGCGACCTGTTCGACCTCTACGGCGCCACGCGGTGGCAACGGCTGCGGCGGCTGCTCGCGCCGACCGCCCTGCCCTACTTCCTCGCTGGACTGAGGACGGCGGTGAACCTGAGCCTGGTCGGCACGGTGGTCGGCGAGTTCGTCACCGGCGCGAGCGGGGCCCAGTCGGGGCTGGCCGCGGCCATCTTCGAGGGGACTTACCGCCTCGACACGCCGTTGATGTTCGCTGCGCTCGGGCTGATCTCGCTGACCGGCGTCGCCTGCTACTTCGTGACCCACACGCTCAGCAACTGGCTGCTGGCGGGCTGGCACGAATCGGCGGCCGGCTAA
- the gabD_3 gene encoding Succinate-semialdehyde dehydrogenase [NADP(+)] GabD — protein MTSLSVLSVSSVVNLMLKESYPFYLANKPEAPNADLEVTDKYTGEVATKVAMASAADIDRAIAATVEATEPMRLVKPYERQAVLMHCVERFTERFDELAMALCIEAGKPIKDARGEVSRLIDTFRIAAEESVRIDGEIPNLEISARAAGYRGFVQKVPIGPCSFISPFNFPLNLAAHKVAPALAVGCPFVLKPASRTPIGALVIGEVLAETDLPAGAFSILPCHRDGADLFTTDDRLKLLSFTGSPGVGWDLKARAGKKPVILELGGNAACVVDQDADLDDAVGRLVIGAFYQSGQSCIGVQRILVHEAIYDTLKEKLVAATKKLIAGDPKDEQTFIGPMISEKEATRLHGWVESAVAAGGKLLCGGQRDGAMLDATLLEDVPADQDVCTEEAFGPVAVLGKFASFDEALAQVNDSKFGLQAGIFTRDWYKIQQAWDTLEVGGVVIGDVPSWRVDNMPYGGVKDSGLGREGIRYAIADMTEERLLVIRTKGG, from the coding sequence ATGACCTCCCTCTCTGTGCTCTCTGTGTCCTCTGTGGTGAATCTTATGCTCAAAGAATCGTATCCGTTCTATCTTGCGAACAAGCCCGAGGCGCCCAACGCCGACCTCGAGGTCACCGACAAGTACACCGGCGAGGTGGCGACCAAGGTCGCCATGGCGTCGGCCGCTGACATCGATCGGGCGATCGCCGCCACGGTCGAGGCGACCGAGCCGATGCGGCTCGTGAAGCCGTACGAGCGCCAGGCGGTGCTCATGCACTGTGTCGAGCGCTTCACCGAGCGCTTCGACGAGCTCGCCATGGCCCTCTGTATCGAGGCGGGCAAGCCGATCAAGGACGCCCGCGGCGAGGTCAGCCGGCTCATCGACACGTTCCGCATCGCGGCGGAGGAGTCGGTCCGCATCGACGGCGAGATCCCCAACCTCGAGATCAGCGCCCGGGCGGCCGGCTACCGGGGCTTTGTGCAGAAGGTCCCGATCGGCCCCTGCTCGTTCATCTCACCGTTCAACTTCCCGCTGAACCTGGCGGCGCATAAAGTGGCGCCGGCGCTCGCGGTCGGCTGCCCCTTCGTGCTGAAGCCGGCCAGCCGCACACCGATCGGCGCGCTGGTCATCGGCGAGGTGCTCGCCGAGACCGACCTGCCCGCCGGCGCGTTCAGCATCTTGCCGTGCCACCGCGACGGCGCCGACCTGTTCACAACCGACGACCGGCTCAAGCTCCTCTCGTTCACCGGCTCGCCGGGCGTCGGATGGGATTTGAAAGCCCGCGCGGGCAAGAAGCCGGTCATCCTCGAACTCGGCGGCAACGCGGCGTGCGTTGTCGATCAGGACGCCGACCTCGACGACGCCGTCGGTCGGCTCGTCATCGGTGCGTTCTACCAATCGGGCCAGAGCTGCATCGGCGTGCAGCGGATCCTCGTCCACGAGGCGATCTACGACACGCTCAAGGAGAAGCTCGTCGCCGCGACGAAGAAGCTCATTGCCGGCGACCCGAAGGACGAACAAACCTTCATCGGCCCGATGATCAGCGAGAAGGAGGCGACGCGCCTCCACGGCTGGGTCGAGTCGGCCGTCGCCGCGGGCGGCAAGCTGCTGTGCGGCGGCCAGCGCGACGGCGCCATGCTCGACGCCACGCTCCTGGAGGACGTCCCCGCCGACCAGGACGTCTGCACCGAGGAGGCGTTCGGCCCGGTCGCCGTGCTCGGCAAGTTCGCGTCGTTTGACGAGGCGCTCGCCCAGGTGAACGACAGCAAGTTCGGCCTGCAGGCGGGCATCTTCACCCGCGACTGGTACAAGATCCAGCAGGCGTGGGACACGCTGGAGGTGGGCGGCGTCGTGATCGGCGACGTGCCGTCGTGGCGCGTCGACAACATGCCCTACGGCGGCGTCAAAGACTCCGGCCTCGGCCGCGAAGGGATCCGCTACGCGATCGCCGACATGACCGAGGAGCGGCTCTTGGTGATCAGGACGAAGGGCGGATGA
- the yhhW_2 gene encoding Quercetin 2,3-dioxygenase, which translates to MNQERRRFLQLTAAGLIHVSARPLQAANEVQDVGLLIRRAAERGHTDLGWLKSYHAFSFGRYVNQHHMGFRSLRVINDDRITAGRGFPTHPHRDMEILSYVLDGALQHRDSTGKGSIVRPEDVQMMTAGTGITHSEYNPSATAENHFLQMWIRPAQRRLQPRYQQHRVERDAKLDTLRPIAAPDASPGVVRINQDAHVYATVLQPGATVEHTIEPGRHGWLQVASGGLSVNGVRLQAGDAVATSRATRLTISAAAASEALLFDLG; encoded by the coding sequence ATGAATCAGGAACGCCGGCGCTTTCTTCAGCTCACCGCTGCGGGGCTTATCCACGTTTCCGCGCGTCCGCTGCAGGCTGCGAACGAGGTCCAGGACGTTGGCTTGCTGATCCGCCGAGCGGCGGAGCGAGGCCACACCGACCTTGGCTGGCTGAAGAGCTACCACGCGTTCTCGTTTGGTAGGTACGTCAACCAGCACCACATGGGCTTCCGTTCGCTGCGTGTGATCAACGACGACCGCATCACCGCGGGGCGAGGCTTCCCAACGCACCCGCACCGTGACATGGAGATTCTTTCGTACGTGCTTGACGGAGCACTCCAGCACCGCGACAGCACCGGCAAAGGGTCGATCGTCCGCCCGGAGGATGTGCAGATGATGACTGCGGGCACAGGAATTACGCACAGCGAGTACAACCCCTCCGCCACCGCCGAGAACCACTTCCTGCAGATGTGGATCCGCCCGGCTCAGAGACGGCTACAGCCGCGGTATCAACAGCACCGGGTCGAAAGAGACGCAAAGCTCGACACGCTGCGGCCGATCGCCGCGCCGGATGCTAGTCCGGGTGTGGTCCGGATCAATCAAGACGCCCACGTCTACGCGACCGTTCTGCAGCCGGGAGCGACTGTCGAACACACCATCGAGCCTGGCAGGCACGGTTGGTTGCAGGTGGCCAGCGGCGGATTGTCCGTCAACGGCGTACGGCTCCAGGCGGGTGACGCCGTCGCGACGAGTCGAGCGACCCGATTGACCATCTCGGCTGCGGCCGCGTCCGAGGCCCTGCTGTTCGATCTCGGCTAA
- the yhhW_3 gene encoding Quercetin 2,3-dioxygenase, whose protein sequence is MIRIRNANDRGHANHGWLNSHHTFSFADYQDPAHQRFRSLRVMNEDRVAPGQGFGTHPHRDMEIVSYVLAGALEHKDSMGNGEVLRPGEFQRISAGTGVLHSEFNPSSTEPVHFYQIWLLPERKGIEPSYEQKQFDEAERINRFRLVASPNGAEGSLSIHQDARVYLSTLEAGAEVSHQLASDRHAWLQVLKGTVNLADRALTAGDGVAVSDEPLPPIHAGTNAEVLLFDLA, encoded by the coding sequence ATGATCCGGATACGAAACGCTAACGACCGCGGACACGCCAACCACGGGTGGCTCAATAGCCACCACACCTTCTCATTCGCGGACTATCAGGACCCGGCACACCAACGCTTTCGGTCACTGCGGGTGATGAATGAGGACCGTGTGGCTCCCGGCCAAGGGTTTGGGACGCACCCGCACCGCGATATGGAGATCGTCAGCTACGTGCTTGCCGGGGCTCTGGAGCATAAGGACTCGATGGGCAACGGCGAGGTTCTGCGTCCGGGTGAGTTCCAACGCATCTCGGCCGGAACAGGCGTGCTGCATAGCGAGTTCAATCCGTCGAGTACGGAGCCGGTGCACTTCTACCAGATCTGGTTGTTGCCCGAGCGCAAGGGCATCGAACCGAGCTACGAGCAGAAGCAATTTGACGAAGCGGAGCGAATCAATCGGTTCCGACTCGTAGCCTCGCCGAACGGGGCAGAAGGCTCGCTCTCTATCCATCAGGACGCTCGTGTTTATCTCTCCACGCTCGAAGCGGGCGCCGAGGTGTCGCACCAACTCGCGAGTGACCGACACGCGTGGCTCCAGGTCCTCAAAGGGACCGTCAATCTCGCCGACCGAGCCCTCACAGCGGGCGACGGTGTCGCGGTGAGTGACGAACCCTTGCCGCCGATCCACGCCGGCACCAACGCGGAAGTGCTGCTGTTTGACCTTGCCTGA
- the yjdC gene encoding HTH-type transcriptional regulator YjdC — protein MQPEKTTPTRDRLIEAAGDLFLQRGIHCVGLGQVLKRVGITKTTFYKYFDSKDSLAQAVLRRRSEWELQQFREALSEEYEVGTAHFSPLFEVLNGWFLDRGYRGCPLNNAAAEFPEPTDPLHRVAAEHKTALLRLVEERAERAGLQSSSQLADEVLLVVEGATSVRQVLGDRDAAKTAARIASTMIDAAYKAAEE, from the coding sequence ATGCAGCCGGAAAAGACAACGCCGACCCGTGATCGCCTGATCGAGGCGGCTGGCGACTTGTTCCTGCAGAGAGGGATTCACTGCGTCGGGCTGGGGCAAGTGCTCAAACGTGTCGGGATAACGAAGACCACATTCTACAAGTACTTCGACAGCAAAGACTCGCTCGCCCAGGCGGTGTTGCGACGACGCAGTGAATGGGAATTGCAGCAATTCCGCGAAGCCCTTTCTGAGGAGTATGAGGTCGGAACTGCGCACTTCAGCCCACTGTTCGAAGTCTTGAACGGCTGGTTTCTCGATCGAGGCTACCGCGGGTGTCCACTCAACAACGCAGCGGCAGAGTTCCCTGAACCAACCGACCCGTTGCATCGGGTGGCTGCCGAGCACAAAACCGCCCTCCTTCGGCTTGTGGAAGAGCGAGCGGAGCGCGCCGGCTTGCAGAGTTCGTCGCAGCTTGCTGACGAAGTGCTTCTTGTTGTTGAAGGGGCGACATCGGTCAGGCAAGTTCTTGGTGATCGCGACGCCGCAAAGACGGCTGCCCGGATAGCGAGCACGATGATCGACGCAGCCTACAAGGCAGCAGAGGAATAG